In Oncorhynchus gorbuscha isolate QuinsamMale2020 ecotype Even-year linkage group LG02, OgorEven_v1.0, whole genome shotgun sequence, a single genomic region encodes these proteins:
- the LOC124015586 gene encoding superoxide dismutase [Cu-Zn]-like, translating to MVLKAVCVLTGTGDVTGTVFFEQEGEDAPVKLTGEITGLAPGEHGFHVHAFGDNTNGCMSAGPHFNPHNKTHGGPNDDVRHIGDLGNVTAGADNVAKINIQDKILTLTGPLSIIGRTMVIHEKADDLGKGGNEESLKTGNAGARQACGVIGITQ from the exons ATGGTGCTGAAGGCTGTTTGCGTGCTGACAGGAACCGGTGATGTTACCGGGACCGTATTCTTTGAGCAGGAG GGTGAAGATGCTCCAGTGAAGCTGACCGGGGAGATTACAGGTCTGGCCCCGGGGGAGCATGGCTTCCACGTCCACGCCTTCGGAGACAACACCAACGGCTGCATGAGTGCGGGACCCCACTTCAACCCCCACAACAAGACCCACGGAGGACCCAACGATGATGTCAG GCACATAGGGGACCTTGGCAACGTGACAGCAGGAGCTGACAATGTGGCTAAGATCAACATCCAGGACAAGATACTGACTCTCACTGGACCACTCTCGATCATCGGCAGAACCATGGTG ATCCATGAGAAAGCTGATGACCTGGGGAAGGGAGGCAATGAGGAGAGTCTGAAGACGGGCAACGCTGGCGCTCGCCAGGCCTGTGGTGTTATTGGAATTACCCAGTAA